A single Argentina anserina chromosome 7, drPotAnse1.1, whole genome shotgun sequence DNA region contains:
- the LOC126801680 gene encoding serine carboxypeptidase-like: MRLPISLLLLLFSTVLLSPLTALAGVTDPRALGLARSSFPSVHAQQLIRALNLFPESDANIIAAAADSSPVAAGKRIVEKRFTLPNLVGESGAFSVEDLGHHAGYFNIEHSHAARMFYLFFESRTNKKDPVVIWLTGGPGCSSELAVFYENGPFSIANNLSLLWNEYGWDKASNLLYVDQPIGTGFSYSSDRRDIRHSEDGVSNDLYDFLQAFFAEHPELAKNDFYITGESYAGHYIPAFASRVHRGNKAKEGIHINLKGFAIGNGLTDPAIQYKAYTDYALDNGVISKTDYDRINKVLPVCEMAIKLCGTDGTVSCMASYFVCNTIFSSIIAKAGDVNYYDIRKKCEGSLCYDFSNMEKFLKQKSVKQALGVGDIDFVSCSPTVYQAMLVDWMRNLEVGIPTLLEDGIQLLVYAGEYDLICNWLGNSRWVHAMEWSGQNKFVNSPEVPFVVDDSEAGVLKNYGPLSFLKVHDAGHMVPMDQPMAALEMLKRWTRGSLSEAAAEPEKLVAQM, from the exons ATGAGGCTCCCaatctctctcctcctcctactCTTCTCCACCgtccttctctctcctctgACCGCCCTCGCCGGAGTCACCGACCCCCGCGCTCTCGGCCTGGCCAGGTCCAGCTTCCCCTCCGTGCACGCGCAGCAGCTGATCAGAGCACTCAACCTCTTCCCCGAATCCGATGCCAACATCATCGCCGCCGCCGCGGATTCGTCTCCGGTCGCCGCCGGGAAGAGGATCGTCGAGAAGCGGTTCACTCTCCCCAACCTCGTCGGCGAGTCCGGCGCTTTTTCCGTCGAGGACCTCGGCCACCACGCCGGTTACTTCAACATCGAGCACTCTCACGCCGCCAG GATGTTCTACCTGTTTTTCGAGTCTCGCACGAATAAGAAGGACCCTGTGGTGATATGGCTGACTGGAGGACCTGGTTGCAGTAGTGAATTGGCCGTGTTCTATGAAAACGGTCCTTTCTCGATTGCGAATAACTTGTCTCTTTTATGGAATGAGTATGGTTGGGATAAG GCATCTAATCTGTTGTATGTTGACCAGCCTATTGGTACTGGTTTCAGTTATAGTTCTGACAGACGTGATATTCGTCACTCTGAAGATGGTGTTAGTAACGACCTCTATGACTTCTTGCAG GCCTTCTTTGCTGAGCATCCTGAGTTGGCAAAGAATGACTTCTACATAACTGGAGAATCCTATGCCGGCCACTATATCCCAGCTTTTGCTTCTCGAGTTCACCGAGGAAACAAAGCTAAGGAAGGAATTCATATTAATCTAAAG GGATTCGCCATAGGCAATGGGCTCACTGATCCTGCAATCCAGTATAAAGCATACACAGATTATGCATTGGACAATGGAGTAATCTCAAAAACTGACTATGACCGTATTAACAAAGTCCTTCCTGTATGCGAAATGGCTATAAAGCTGTGTG gcaCTGATGGTACAGTTTCTTGCATGGCTTCATATTTTGTATGCAATACCATATTCAGTAGCATCATCGCAAAAGCTGGAGATGTTAAT TATTATGACATCAGAAAGAAGTGTGAGGGGAGCCTCTGCTATGACTTCTCAAACATGGAAAAGTTCTTGAAGCAGAAATCTGTTAAACAGGCACTTGGAGTTGGGGACATAGATTTTGTGTCATGTAGCCCGACAGTATATCAAGCTATGCTCGTGGACTGGATGAGGAACCTTGAAGTGGGCATTCCTACTCTTCTTGAGGATGGAATTCAGCTACTTGTGTATGCTGGAGAGTATGATTTAATTTGCAACTGGCTTG GTAACTCAAGATGGGTCCATGCCATGGAATGGTCTGGtcaaaacaagtttgtgaATTCGCCAGAAGTTCCATTTGTTGTTGATGATTCCGAAGCAGGAGTTCTTAAGAACTATGGGCCTCTTAGTTTTCTAAAG GTTCATGACGCGGGTCACATGGTTCCAATGGATCAGCCCATGGCTGCATTAGAGATGTTAAAGAGGTGGACACGGGGCTCCCTTTCTGAAGCCGCAGCTGAACCTGAGAAACTGGTTGCGCAGATGTGA
- the LOC126803315 gene encoding uncharacterized protein LOC126803315 — protein MEEVGLCLEEWDLKERNLEKAFKICYSRCKKVEDEFDSTRRRKSVEGLRFKAREEEIRLWEKQLQEKESYFESLRVSEEEELDAIEEVITEKLMQVEQVKTKLECVSLLVEEKRQELDSKEKRSLEVEKLVRKREGV, from the coding sequence ATGGAGGAGGTAGGCTTGTGTTTGGAGGAATGGGATTTGAAGGAAAGAAATCTAGAAAAGGCCTTCAAGATTTGCTATTCCCGCTGTAAGAAGGTTGAAGATGAATTCGACTCAACCCGGAGGAGGAAATCAGTTGAAGGTTTAAGGTTTAAGGCCCGGGAGGAGGAAATCAGGCTCTGGGAGAAGCAGTTGCAAGAGAAGGAGTCTTATTTTGAGTCCCTGAGGGTAtctgaggaggaggagttggATGCAATTGAAGAGGTGATAACAGAGAAGCTAATGCAAGTTGAACAAGTTAAGACTAAGTTGGAGTGTGTTAGTTTATTGGTTGAAGAAAAGAGGCAGGAGCTTGATAGTAAAGAGAAGCGGTCTCTGGAAGTTGAGAAGTTGGTTAGAAAACGAGAGGGAGTGTGA